The following nucleotide sequence is from Coffea eugenioides isolate CCC68of chromosome 10, Ceug_1.0, whole genome shotgun sequence.
AGGGGTGTTCCTTGTGGGGTTATATCACTTTAACAACTTGATGGAGTGTATGGCCTTCTAACCTCATAAAGCTCAGTGCCTTACATcaataaaaattacaaaattagTATTAAAAAGAACTAAAAGAACAATTATCAATTCACCTCAAGCATGAGCTGACAGAAACCATTTGCATCCAATGCCCTAAAATCTTTCATCTTGTTCTCATGGAAAATGCTCAGGAAAGTGTCAATCAGGCCTTCAACAAGGATACCAAGCGTCTTATCCAATAAAGGCTTACAACAAGCAAAAACCTGCAATTGAGAATTAAAAGAATGATTTGGCATGACATGTCAGAATATTTAACAATTAGTTTTTCTTGAGAATATCCACCAAATTGTCAGCGAAACTGCAGACTTGACTATTTTTGGTTCCTTATGGTCCATAAAGCCAATATAGACATAGAACCAACAAGAACCATCAGCTAGGCATACATCATAACAGAAAGGTTTTCAACGAGCCTGGAAAAGCATGTAAAAGTACCTCAGCATGCACAGCCACCAGAGTGTGCAGCAACTCCACAGTCACATCTCGCACACCCTGCAAGCATACAGAAAAGTAATTAAACAAACATGTCTTTGAAAcctaaaagaaacaaaagtcagAGGAGAATAAAGTGTGTGCTCACTTTGACAGTAGGTGCTCCGCCCCATTGAATTCCAGCATCCAGCAAATAGTTCACAGCAGCTGTTCTGATCAAGTTTGTCTAAGACAAACagttgacccaaaaaaaaaaaattccagtgcAAGGAGGTCCAGCATTAATAATAGGAAGAAATGGAGTTGTCTACTATGCTACCATCATACATGAGAGAGTTAAACCAGACCCATTTAATTTTGCTATCATATTCAACCGCTTGCCAAGCTCTATATGCACTCCAATTTATCCTTCACAAATAAAAGTTTTGCAAGGTTCAAACATATAAAGTCTATGAATGTCcatcgattttttttttcctcttaccAGATTTCTTGAATATGCATTTTGTTAAAAGCTTGCAATGGGACCTCACCTTTATGGTAGCACATAAAAAAATACTTCTGGATTTAAGATTAGCTTCAGTAAAAGAATATAAAGGTTATACAATAAGCCCAATCCTCAAGATACAATATTCTATAAATTTCAGTAAATCTTTACGAGGCAGGCACAAAAAGTAGCAGTGTGTTTTTCTTGGACAATCTTAGTTGTCATGGTTGCAGTATAAATTAACTCATCAACAGTTACTTTGATGGGAAGGTCAATTAATTCCTAAAAGAACATTGTCGCTTTTAGTAGAAAGGCAGATCTGAACATGTTAACAGAACCAAAAATACATTTATGTGTGTGTTTGTCTATATATATTAGGTCAAGAAGATTTTGATATAGATGTGATTACTTGTTTCGTCTCACTTCGTCATTTGTGCAATGACATCTTCTACCAACTCATTTGACCCACAACAACAAAAACATCTCAGATTTGATCCAAAATAGGGGTaacaaagtgaaaaaaaaaagaagaactgTGTGTGCACAGATAGCCGACATGACCAGTCATCAATTTTTACACTAAAGATAGATACATGTCTCCAAGTTCCTCAAAAACCTAGTTGGAGTAAGGATAATGGATAAATGCATGACAGTCAGATGAGCATCCACTGGACATGGACACTTGCTCCAACAGCAAAGATTATATTAGACAGAGTTTCTTATCCTGCTAATTTTCTCACTACAGTTATCTTTTCAGCCATGGGCACAGATTGTGTTTCCTGAACCTCACTAACCACCTTCCCATCTAAACAGGATCGCAATCGCAAGCAGGCGAAGGAAGCTGCACACTTCTGATTCCATATATAACTGATGATAAAATGGTCATCTCAGATTAATATTCTACTACTGTCCATCACAGAATCAAACAACTAAAAGTTTAAGTTTtaactcaaaaaaaataaaatttaaactgTAAGTTCCATCAATTAGACAAAGCAGTAGGTGCATATAGAAGATCAGGTACTGGAGAATACAGCTGTACAATTTTTAAAGGCATCCAAAGATTTGTAAATGCTCAAAAATGCTCATACCTTTGCAAGAGTATACTGTGCAAGCACCTTTTCTTCAAGTCCAGAGAAAGACATAATCAACTCTTGAATGTCAGTGTCCTCCTCATCTTTTACCCTAATGGACATGGATAAATTAGCCCACCGTCACAAGTGCAACCACAAGTTTGAATCAGAAAAGCTACCTTTCCAGCATGACTCAACCATTACCCAACATAATAAGAACTTCGAAAGAGGTATAATAAAGAGTACACATGTGCATCCCACAAATAGAGGAGAAAAGGGTTGTAAATTTCTAATTCTGCTCTGGCTGATAATCTGATACTTTTTCTTGTGTCCTAGGAAAGGTTACTCAGGATTATCATTCAGACTACATAGGAAGAGGCTagcaatttcttcttctttagaCATTTTTCCTTGCCATCTGCTTTGCAGGGGGTAACGGTTGGGAGAACACTAGCAAACTAATTGAAAATCATGGTAAGCAGATATTAGTGGATTTATAGATTGATTGAAAGACAACCCAAACAAAATATTGCCTCAACCAATGTGGATGAAAAAAATTGTGCAAATGtaacaaaaaatataaatgccACATTCAATCCAGCTTAGACAAGTCATTCACAACCATATTGCTAGCAATTGCATCAACCCTCTTTCTGGGTCGCACTagtcattttaaaaatgatTTACACACAACAGAGAAGCCTAGTATCACACAAAACATAAGAGAAGTTTTGGTCCCAGGAAACATTCAAGTCAAGGGACTATTTAACTACCTTGGAGGGAGCCATATCTGTTTGTACTTGACGTGTAATTCATGAGCAAGTTCATCTTTGCAGTATCCAATATTGCTCAGGACCATCAGCAGCTGTTGATGTGCATCGGTGACACTTCCTGGAAGGGGATCAAATGATTTCTCTTGAAATTCACTAGAATAACCATTTACAAAACCTGGACTTCCTTTGCTTGTTCTGTTCTCTGCAAGCTCGCTGCCAATTTGCTCCAGATGAACTAATACAATCAGAAACTACACTAATTAAGGTTCCATTTTTTCGGCTATGATTTCCACCAATGAAGCATCAACTTATCTTCATACCATTAAAATCCAGCAAACAGTTTAGAAAGGCAATTCTAACAGATTCTTGTATTTCTTGAAGATGCAAAAAGATGTCTTCTGACCTCGTCGCCTCATTCTTCAGAGACTGAATCATCCTAAAagattaaaaattaaataactgCATTACAAGGATGATACGAAATAAGACAGTTGCAAACATTGTTAGATGCTAAGACGTTCAGAATGGACCAAGTTCATAATAATCTCAAACATACTTCCAAacattcaccaaaaaaaaaaaaaccctgcAACTCCATGCGTCCTATACACTTCTGCATTCTcacctcccccccccccccaccttCCTTTCTATTGCATGGGTTGGGTGCATGGATGAGGTGGGATGGGGTTAGAATAGGCTTGGGGAGAAGGGCAAGGGAGCAGCAGTGTGGCGATGGTGAAGATCTTAGAAGTCCTATGGTATTGGATTGTAGGTGCTTCCATTCAAGCGTGAGCAGACTAACATACAAAACATAACCAAGAAAAGGGCAATAATTAATCTTTATGCATATCAAGGTGTCTCACCTCAGGGACTTCAAGATAAAATTTACAATACCTCTGTAATTCATAATCTAACCCAATTCTACAACGGTTGAAGAATTTTCTAGCAAAGTAGGGAAATTCTCTCCAATAACAAGTAACAAAGAAATATTTTCATACTTACTCATTGATCTGATCCATTGCTGACACAATAAATGCACGAAATGCCAGAGGCAAGGAAGAGATAGTGTAAGGAGATTTATTCCTTTCCAAAATAGACACAGGCACCCAAGATTCATCTTTCGATATCTCTTCTGTTGAAGTTCGCATCCATGAGCAGAGCCGTAGAATGTATATTTTTGTAATCTCACACTGAAGCGTTCGGAGAACTGTTACTGTAGATTATTACAAAATACATTAAAACAATTTCAAAGATAATAACCTGAAGAAAAAGAGGATATGCGAATACCAGCAATAGAAGGTGCTGATTCTTTTGCTTCGAAAGCTTGGCATGCTTTAGATATCTCTTTTAGAGATGCAATCAGTGATGGCCGAAGAACATTGGAGTCTTCAAGGTCACGGAATGTGTTGAGAACCTGGACAAGTACTTTGAACATTTAAGGGTGTTTTCATCTAATATTCAAGCGTTTGAAGGAAGAATGCTAAAAACAAGGAACGATAGAAGAAACATGCTCTAAAGAGCATAAATGCTTAACTGACCTAAAATAACAGGTTATGCATATAATAAATGTACTTGGATAGACCAACATGAACCTTAAAAACAGGGTAAGCGCACAATATATAATAGCCGAGATAACCAACTTATCCCTTGAATTTGTACAGCCAGTGACACTTCAGCTCAAACAAGTCAAGCTCGAGAAATAAAGTTTCTTATGTGGCTGATGTGATGCCTGAACTAAGGAGGAAGTGCCAAACATTTACTGAATGTTTAAGTTTCATCAGCAACACTCCACACAGATGATCGGAAAGGGATGCAATGGCTTTCAACCAGGTCAAGTGGCACCTTGACAtatggaaaataaataaaaatgtttGAATGTGTTTTCAAGAGTCAAGACTCCTGCTTTGATAACAAAATCTAGTTCCtttcatttcaaaatatacaatgtCCTCAAAGAGTACTCCACTATGGTGGCATTGCACCTTCAACAGAGGGAAAGGGCTTTAAAGTCATCTAGAAACTGAAATGACAGAGGAAAAAGGGGTGAAGAAAGTCTCATTTTCTCCTAaatcttttctctctttttacTCTCAGGTATGGTTCGTAAAAGGATAAATAAACTATGCCTAAACATCTTCACTGTAACTGCTGTATTCAAGATTCTGCTTGTCACCAGAAGGGCAGGCAGAGACTGCTGATATGCATGATTCTTTTGTATGATCAGTTCATTGCCTTTATGTTAGTGTAAGAGCTACAATAGTCATTTGCATGTTGAAGACGTGTGTCATTAAAAGTATTTTGGCCTTTGATCATTTAAGGGAGAAGCAGTAGTGTTCCAGTCTTTCCCTTGAACATCAAATTTGACCCCAGTGCACCTCTTGGGCCTTTACTAAACCGTAAAGTCTATTAACCTACATGACTAATGTGTCCCCTTCTTCATCCATCTTGACCTATAAATTTTTATCTGAGTTTACTTAAATATTCCACATCAATGTCCAGTGTGGTGGTAAATATGCACTTGAGCACATTACACTTCTTCAATGAATTTACTACGAAAATCTTACCTTAGACTCATAAGCTGATAAAGTATTGCGTATCATCCCAGCAACTTCATCAAGAGAATGACTTGAGTACTTTCCATCAGCAACTTTTTCCTGAATTTTATTTGCATAGTTATTAGTGCTTGAATCAGAAGATAGTTCTGAAGACTCGAAATAAGAAACAGAGATACAATCACATAAAATTTCAAGGTTGATTTATTCCTAGTAAGCTATGAAAATTTAAATACCAAGCTTTCAACAGCGGATTAGCATATCAGCACAACAAAGAAAATGTAGATGTTCTACTCAAGATCACGTCATGACATTGGAATCCTTTCATAATGACAAAGAATTCTAATATTTGAGAAAGATGGAAATGCAATTGACCTTTGAATTagtaaaacaaaaaagaaaacaatacacacacacacacatatatatataatatatgcTAATGGTATggtaattttttctttattttagtTCAGTTTAAATCCTTAGGCCAACATGTACTTGTGGAGAACTGGTGGCAAAACTCCCAAGTATCCTCAAGCTTTACCTGGTAAGCTCCAATCCATCTAGTCTCATGCTATCTTGTTGAAGAAAATGTGAATTCCCACAATCATAATTCCAAAAAATACACATGCTAGATAGTGTCACGCCCAACATTTACAAATTAAGTTACTCAGGTACAACAAATGTTATAAGTTTAAGGGAGCACTCTCCCATTCAGGGTATATGGATTCATGCAACGGGAAAACATAAAGGCTTAAAAATATGTCATTgtgcttttctttccaaatatcacagaagaaagaACTTAATACCAATACctgtaaaaattaaaaaatcatTTAATCTCAACATAACCTTTCACGTTTAGGACTAACCTTCTGGCTAAACACTAACACTGTTCTCTAAAGTTTACAGATAAAACTAGAAATTAAGATGCTAAATATTCAAGAAATGTATCAATTATAGTCTTGAAATAACATTACGAAAAAAAATTACTCGAGATTTCCTTTATCCAGCAATAAGCTTAGCaattaaaggaaaagaaaatagaagAAAACTGCAACTCTTAACCATGCCGCAAGCATCAAATCAGAAATGAAGAAtattataagaaaataaaaatcaaaatttgatgATGTCGCTAGACCCACAGGccaattcaaaagaaaaaattttcaagagATCCACTCTATAATTGATAATCAATGAAGCATCGGGATAAAAGATGAAAACCTTAGCAAATTTCCCCGTAGAAACAGCAAGGGCTACTTTCCAAAAGGCAGGTACATGATGGATAAGTACAGCAGTCAACCGACGGATGTACCTTCCTCTTAGGGCATCAACTTCTTCGCTAATCATGCCAAGTGCTTGTTGATCTCCCACATGTGTGTCATCTGCATCCAACTGACAACCACACATCCAAAAATGTCAGCATTATGGATTTCTAAATGAATTggcaatcagaaaaaaaaaattatattaggGTCATTAAAACTGCACTTACAGACTGGTCTTCTTGAATTTGCCTCCATTTTGCATCCGATAGAGCTTTTTCATGCATCGCATTCTGCAAAGCCTCCATTCTTATTTCATGATCTACAGTGCACTTTTCAAGCAAACCTCGAATTCTTTGATTCTGACAAATATACAACATAGTGTAATTCAGCAAAATGTCCTGCTGCTCAATGTGATCAGAAAATTCTTCCAACTTACATACTAGTATATCAAACAAGAAATTCTCTACAACCAGTGTGGAAGTGGAACTAGCATTGACAAATTTGTGGTTTATAGAGTTGCAAAAACACAGTATGACTTGCCAGATCCTTTTGAAATTATGAAGAGTTCAAAGTTGTTGCCGCTCAAAAGAGATGAGGATAAATACCATACATCAAGAACTAAAGTAAATGTAATATATTGGACGCACTCTtactcaaatgtttctcattcCACTTCATGCTTCTTTTCAAGTACCTCCCATGACAAATGGCCAGAGTTTCATATAAGTCCATTGACTTCAACTATACAAATTACATTTTATGGAAGTATATGAAAAACCTATATGTTCTATAGGAACTTTGGTTATTTTTCTCCCTCTTcctatttatttcattttatttattcattactCAGTTTTGTTTAGGAGTTCTGCTTGCTTGTTGCGCTACTATGGGTTAACCGACTTGGCATCAGAATCTTGCAAATCAATTCATTCATCCATCCAAAAGTAGTAGTCTTCTCCTTTTGGGCCAGATGTCGCAGCAGGGTACACATGCAGTTTCAGTTAAAAAGCTATTGGAGTTTGCTACTTTTTTGAATGATTTCTTTCAGAAGCTGAGATCTAACTACTAGAATTTATAGCCTGGTTACGTACATCACAGGACTTTATAAACAGATGAATCACGTTCAAGAATAAAATACAGGATTTACTAATAGTGATTGATCAATTATAGGGTTTCCATAAAATATGATTTTGCTTCCTGATTTGCAAATCTATGGGTTTCCTTTGTCATGTCTACAATAACCACCTTGTAGTTAAACAATTCTGTTGAAGAAATCTAGCATTCCACAAGTGTTAATGTTTTAAGTAGACATAAATGTTCAAGTTAAATAATAAAGAATTATTCATTAATCACGCAAATAATTCTTTTTACTGGAAGATGGAATCTAAACCACATCAGAAGTAGTTCACTTCAGTTCCAGTGGAAGTAATCTCCACAATCATATCAGGTACTTGTGTCATTATACTAAGGACATAGGTCATAGAATGCCATATATTTGCCCTGAGGAACTTCATGTATATAGTAGTTGTTTTCTGCCAAAAGTATCAGGCAATCTtgaaagtgaccattttactaCATCCTCCAAACAAATTTAGAAAGCAAGTTGTATATTTTACGAGAATAGAAGTTTCTCACCTGTATACTAAGGTAATGCCATACAGGATCCGACCCAGGTTCCAGCTCCAATAAAAGCCTTACAATGTTTTCAAGCTACAGAAAGCATCAAAACCAGCATGAACAAACATGACAATATAAGTATGTACAAGCAGCTCCATAAAGCAGGGTAGATGCAAGTGCATGGATTTCTGACATATCCAAATGAAGAACTACGCACCCTAAAAATGCAAAGATGCATTAATCAACAGCTATAAAATGATTAGAAGCCAGGAGATATAAACAAGATCTCTGCACGCAAACACACACAAGCCAGATCATTTTAACTAATACAGAAATTATTTTGCTTTCAACAAATTTCTGACCTTCCTTATTTTAAGTTACTTTTGACCCTCCGTATTTTTGGGAGGGTGGGGGGGCCTGGGCTGAACAAGTAATGCTTCACTAATTGTTCCTCAAATCAGAAGCCTAATCTCCAGCCCAACTGTTAGTCCTTTGACCATTTACACAGCTTTGTTGGTAAAACATATCCACTATAAGACAAGAAAGCAATTTTTTCCCCCCAATCACAGTGATTCACGACTCTATTctaccaacaaaaaaaaaaagtatataagAGTTTTGGTCATGGCCCACAAATTAGTTCATTAAACATTCCAAATTATgctcaaatttaaatttctacTTGTTTTTCTCTTTGTGATCAAAATCTTGAAATTCACCAACCAATGCAGAAACCAGCTACTGTATGAAATGCAAGGAAAATTGGGCCTAAGCCATATGTGTGTCTGCCGTTGCACATCTGTCCTTTCCACAGAATATAAATTTTTCCAACACAACCAACAAAATACCTTGTCTCAAACCATATTGCTTTTCTCTTAGGTTATTATGCGTGTGACACTACAAAAGAAACTGTATTCCAGTTTTATTTGGGGAAATGACTCATTAACAAGCCATAAACCACTAAGCAGGCCAATTATACAGTCCTCTAATACtgatcagatttttttttttaaccaattCTACAGTCCTCTAATACTGATTAGAATATTTTTACCAGTAAGCAGGCCAATTCTACAGTCCTGTAATAATGATCAGAAATTTTTAAGTCACTTCAGAAAGATATCTGCATGTACTATCCAACTTAAACCATGAGACACCTTACTAGCATTCCAATCTTTAATTTTCACATTTGACAATTCACGGCATAAAACTCACTTCAACAAACAATTTGGAAGAAACAAGCATATTTTAATCCTTATTTTTTGCTGATGTTCATGCACACAGAATTCAAAAGTAGGATAGAAGAACTTTACATTTGTCAGTTCAATATGCGGATCTTCCATGGATTTATAAAGCATGCCCTTGAACTCTTGCATTACTTTTTCAACCTCCTCAAGTACACGTTTAAGAATTCCAACCTGTAATATGTGCTATGTAAGTAACCAAACAGGGCATACTTATAGAAACATCTAGTATCATTGGATCTAACTTGTAGTTTCTTTACACATTAAGGCATGCTTCATTACATTCGTAACAAGACGTTTATCAATAAAACATAATAGCCAAAAGCATACAAATGTTATGGACGCAATAATGCATATCCCTTATTAGAGACAGATTCTTCACTTTGCATTATAATGAAGGCACAAATTAGCTATGATAAGATAAACTGGCTCTAACTTTTGTTAGTCATGCTTTTATCAATTATAGAAATTTTTGACCCTGCTccagctaaaaaaaaaaaaaagatctataAATTATGATAAAAGCATGACTAATTTCAACAAAAAACCATTCCATTGACATGTCCTCGCCCAATATCAAGTATATGAACATAAAAGCAAAAAGTTTTacaattgaaagcaaaatcaaagtATGTCTAGATTTATATTTGTGTCACTCTGAAGTCTCAAAACAATGGTGGAAGGTAGATTCGATGTTGTCGCCTACAACTAGCATCCCTATTTACCAGGCTAGGAACTTCAGTTCCTTAAACATTAAAGTACTAAATGACAGGTAAAGACATGGTATTCTCCAAAGCCTTCCCAGGTTCTTGGTCAGAAAGGATATCTGCCTCGTTAGGAggaattcaaaagaaaaagattataCCAAGTATAAGAGCCAGCAAAAGATTGCAAGTCATAGAACTTGTGATTGTCCGCAGCTTATTCACACAATGAACAAAACTGAATTAATTTGACAAGCCAAGTGACCAGAAAAGAGATGTTGAGCTTGACACATATATGCGTTAACAAACTGAGAAAACTAAAacctataaaaagaaaaataaaggaacaAGATACACTTAATGAAATTTGCAACTCATATTATGCCAATAACTAGAATGAAAACACTCTGCAATAAGGGACAGATACTGTACATGGGAAGGCAGAACAATGGATTTCGCTTTCCTGTACTCCCGAACTGCTAAGTCATATTCACCCTTGCTAATATTCCCACGAATTGCGCTTGGCAAATTAAATAGAGTCCGGAATCTCTGCAGCATTCCTTGCACAGACCTGATCTTTTCTGCTTGAGCCTACATAGCAAATTAAAGTTGTCAATTTGCAAAAGGAAGATAAGAAAAATAGAGTGAAAGAAGAAAATCAAGACCCTTGAACTGGACATCTGTACAGGGATCAAACTCCAAAATCAGTATGGTATCGAACATCCTACTAACCTGTCTCTCAAATAGAGACTCAAAAGCGCGATTAGCAATTGAAGTGACTCCATGTATGCAATTAAACAAGTGAGACGTCCCAGAACCCTCTGGGTCTTCTTCTATTCGTTTCAACTTTGACTCAATATCTGTTATCAGCAAAGTTAGTCTGATTATCATCCAGACTTTGTATGCAAATGAAAATGAATTCTGATAATGCAAAATACTCACCATCAATTGTTGTTttacaagaaacaaaacaatcaaaattttctttcacCAACTGCTTTTTTGCTTGTGTACGCCCTTGAAGATCATTTTTCAAAGCCAAAGCACCAGCTTCCAAGTCTGCTGCACTAGTGTCACAATGTACTCGGGAAAGAAAAAGCCTTGACTCAAATTTCTCTGAGTAATAATTTAACCTATCTGCAATATCCATTGAAGCCATTATAAGGAACTGACTACCCAGTGTCACCACTGACAATAAGTAATACAGTGAGACTTGGTAACCATTAACTCCAATACTTGTTCTCAACTTCTTATATTTCATGACATATTATATACTTAAAAAACAAAACAACTAAAAGCTAAAATGCATCAATAAATGCTGATAGATTCTGAAATTAAAGATCAgcaaaatttctcattaactACTGATGAAGAAAAGGAAGTCAAGGGAGAGAAGTAAGATAGTTGAAAggtgaaagaagaaatgaaatagAACACATAAATAGACAACCAAAGAATACCTATATTCCTTTCTTTTGATACAGAACCAAAGAGTATCTCAACTAGCATT
It contains:
- the LOC113749024 gene encoding exocyst complex component SEC5A-like → MSSDSDDEDELLQIALREQAERDLNYRKPSSQQQPAKPVRNYVQPAPQRAPAPAAVAAGRNSSLNSNVATGRMQQKSGSSNSNRSGSNQVLQQQQQRKVVEDDDDSEVEMLSISSGDEDSSSKDRARFVGRGRAGSGGGRDDDRWDGGEPDCWKHVDESELGRRVREMRETRAVPAVPKIEAAALAKKGLSSLQSLPRGVEWIDPLGLGIINHKTFRLMSDSGPPSSMADKEPLDANARDRLNYYSEKFESRLFLSRVHCDTSAADLEAGALALKNDLQGRTQAKKQLVKENFDCFVSCKTTIDDIESKLKRIEEDPEGSGTSHLFNCIHGVTSIANRAFESLFERQAQAEKIRSVQGMLQRFRTLFNLPSAIRGNISKGEYDLAVREYRKAKSIVLPSHVGILKRVLEEVEKVMQEFKGMLYKSMEDPHIELTNLENIVRLLLELEPGSDPVWHYLSIQNQRIRGLLEKCTVDHEIRMEALQNAMHEKALSDAKWRQIQEDQSLDADDTHVGDQQALGMISEEVDALRGRYIRRLTAVLIHHVPAFWKVALAVSTGKFAKEKVADGKYSSHSLDEVAGMIRNTLSAYESKVLNTFRDLEDSNVLRPSLIASLKEISKACQAFEAKESAPSIAVTVLRTLQCEITKIYILRLCSWMRTSTEEISKDESWVPVSILERNKSPYTISSLPLAFRAFIVSAMDQINEMIQSLKNEATRSEDIFLHLQEIQESVRIAFLNCLLDFNVHLEQIGSELAENRTSKGSPGFVNGYSSEFQEKSFDPLPGSVTDAHQQLLMVLSNIGYCKDELAHELHVKYKQIWLPPRVKDEEDTDIQELIMSFSGLEEKVLAQYTLAKTNLIRTAAVNYLLDAGIQWGGAPTVKGVRDVTVELLHTLVAVHAEVFACCKPLLDKTLGILVEGLIDTFLSIFHENKMKDFRALDANGFCQLMLELEYFETILNPYFTSDARESLKSLQGDLLEKATESVSETVETPSHQRRPTRGSDDVMADERQQGMTVSPDDLIALAQQYSAELLQAELERTRINTACFVESIPLDSVPESAKAAYASFRGPMDSFRGGMDSPSRNFRSSQSFGSPSFSRHRRR